A DNA window from Stenotrophomonas sp. 57 contains the following coding sequences:
- the murU gene encoding N-acetylmuramate alpha-1-phosphate uridylyltransferase MurU, with translation MKALVFAAGLGERMRPLTLHTPKPLLEVAGKPLIVWHLERLAALGVREVVVNTAWLAEQFPATLGDGSQWGLQLHFVHEGETPLETGGGILNALPVLGDAPFLVVNGDIWTDFDFATLPREPQGQAHLVLVDNPVQHPNGDYRLDPQGVLHHDREGPCLTYAGIGVYRPSIVADWRAVIGDAPGSERVPPKFSVVPLQKHFMAQGLMTGQHHRGRWTDVGTVDRLRALDVELAANG, from the coding sequence ATGAAAGCCTTGGTCTTTGCCGCAGGCCTCGGCGAGCGCATGCGCCCGCTGACCCTGCACACGCCCAAACCGTTGCTGGAAGTGGCCGGCAAGCCCTTGATCGTCTGGCACCTGGAACGCCTCGCCGCGCTGGGCGTGCGCGAGGTGGTGGTCAATACCGCATGGCTGGCCGAGCAGTTCCCGGCGACGCTGGGCGATGGCAGCCAGTGGGGCCTGCAGCTGCACTTCGTGCACGAAGGCGAGACCCCGCTGGAAACCGGCGGCGGCATCCTCAACGCACTGCCGGTGCTGGGCGATGCACCGTTCCTGGTGGTGAATGGTGACATATGGACTGATTTCGATTTCGCCACGCTGCCGCGCGAACCACAGGGCCAGGCGCATCTGGTGCTGGTCGACAATCCGGTGCAGCACCCCAACGGCGACTACCGGCTGGACCCGCAAGGCGTGCTGCATCACGACCGCGAAGGCCCGTGCCTGACCTATGCCGGCATCGGTGTGTACCGGCCTTCGATCGTGGCCGATTGGCGCGCGGTGATCGGTGATGCGCCGGGCAGCGAGCGGGTGCCGCCGAAGTTCTCGGTGGTGCCGCTGCAGAAGCATTTCATGGCGCAGGGATTGATGACGGGGCAGCACCATCGTGGGCGTTGGACCGACGTGGGTACCGTGGATCGCCTGCGCGCGCTGGATGTGGAGTTGGCGGCGAACGGCTGA
- a CDS encoding phosphotransferase: MTEPASDPQRSAQRLQWARSQLEDASAVVERASVDAGMRSYWRTTSTRGTHIVMDAPPGLEDPRPWLRMRGLLHDNGLRVPLLLAQDLEAGFLLLEDLGGPTLAKILDERNADEWFGRSIKQLLRLQAIPVPADFGQFGEALLQRDAGLFDEWFLQRHLNLELDCGEIEGLQLVHRRLMDNALGQAQLMTHRDYMPRNLMPADDGPAVLDFQDLVRGPIAYDAVSLFKDAFLSWPLQRVDEWLAQYHERARDAGLPVPDRATFLRDADWMGIQRHVKILGLFCRLRYRDNKGHYLDDAPRFITYLDEVLPRYRELAPLQQLLDDRIKPALAELAAPMRAAR, translated from the coding sequence ATGACCGAACCCGCCTCCGATCCCCAGCGCAGCGCGCAGCGCCTGCAGTGGGCCCGTAGCCAGCTCGAAGATGCGAGTGCAGTGGTCGAACGCGCTTCGGTTGATGCCGGCATGCGCAGCTACTGGCGCACCACCAGCACGCGCGGCACCCACATCGTGATGGACGCCCCGCCGGGGCTGGAAGATCCGCGGCCGTGGCTGCGCATGCGCGGCCTGCTGCACGACAACGGCCTGCGCGTGCCCCTGCTGCTCGCCCAGGACCTGGAAGCCGGCTTCCTGCTGCTGGAAGATCTCGGCGGCCCGACCCTGGCGAAGATCCTCGACGAGCGCAACGCCGATGAATGGTTCGGTCGCTCGATCAAACAGCTGCTGCGCCTGCAGGCGATTCCGGTGCCGGCCGACTTCGGCCAGTTCGGCGAAGCGCTGCTGCAGCGTGACGCTGGCCTGTTCGACGAATGGTTCCTGCAGCGCCACCTGAACCTGGAGCTGGACTGCGGCGAGATCGAAGGCCTGCAGCTGGTGCATCGCCGCCTGATGGACAACGCGCTGGGCCAGGCCCAGCTGATGACCCATCGCGACTACATGCCGCGCAACCTGATGCCGGCCGACGACGGCCCCGCCGTGCTGGATTTCCAGGACCTGGTGCGCGGCCCGATCGCCTACGACGCGGTGAGCCTGTTCAAGGACGCTTTCCTGAGCTGGCCGCTGCAGCGCGTGGACGAGTGGCTGGCGCAGTACCACGAGCGCGCGCGCGATGCCGGCCTGCCGGTGCCCGACCGCGCCACCTTCCTGCGCGACGCCGACTGGATGGGCATCCAGCGCCATGTGAAGATCCTCGGCCTGTTCTGCCGCCTGCGCTACCGCGACAACAAGGGCCACTACCTGGACGATGCGCCGCGCTTCATCACCTATCTGGATGAAGTGCTGCCGCGCTATCGCGAACTGGCGCCGCTGCAGCAGTTGCTGGACGACCGCATCAAGCCGGCGCTGGCCGAACTGGCTGCACCGATGCGCGCGGCCCGATGA
- a CDS encoding GlsB/YeaQ/YmgE family stress response membrane protein gives MNGLFGSSSWLYILLVGFFVGLLGRFFMPGNNRMGCLLTIVLGILGALLAGWFGQYMGWYAPGEPAGFLGAVLGAVAVLALLRLFSGRR, from the coding sequence ATGAATGGTCTGTTCGGCAGCAGCAGCTGGCTGTACATCCTGCTGGTCGGCTTCTTCGTCGGCCTGCTCGGGCGCTTCTTCATGCCCGGCAACAACCGCATGGGCTGCCTGTTGACCATCGTGCTGGGCATCCTTGGCGCGTTGCTGGCCGGCTGGTTCGGCCAGTACATGGGCTGGTACGCGCCCGGCGAACCGGCCGGTTTCCTCGGTGCGGTGTTGGGCGCGGTGGCCGTGCTGGCCCTCCTGCGCCTGTTCAGCGGCCGCCGCTGA
- a CDS encoding M20 family metallopeptidase translates to MDSAKLGQFVNDKWDSEIIPQLVDYIRIPNKSPMFDANWVQNGYMEQAVTLMENWAKAQQLPGLKVEVVRLEGRTPLIFLEIPATGAETGDDTILLYGHLDKQPEMTGWDDDLGPWTPVLRGDKLYGRGGADDGYAIFGSLAAVLALQAQGLPHARCVVLIEACEESGSYDLPAYVDHLADRIGKPSLVVCLDSGCANYDQLWCTTSLRGLTGGNFTVKVLNEGVHSGDASGVVPSSFRLLRQLLSRIEDQDTGRILIDGMNVEIPAERQEQAKRAAEVVDTEIFEKFPMVDGLRPMNEDLTELVLNRTWRPALSVTGVGGMPPLESAGNVLRPQTSVKLSLRLPPTADGKTCGELLKEALLRDPPNGAQVTLDLEKASTGWNAPAMAPWLTQAIDDASQAFFGKPAMYMGEGGSIPFMGMLGEKFPGAQFMITGVLGPHSNAHGPNEFLHIPMGKKVTACVSKVISEHYAASLRGETSGSPVAADSGTRHGDHGCC, encoded by the coding sequence ATGGACAGCGCCAAGCTCGGCCAATTCGTCAATGACAAGTGGGACAGCGAGATCATCCCGCAGTTGGTCGACTACATCCGCATTCCCAACAAGTCGCCGATGTTCGACGCCAATTGGGTGCAGAACGGCTACATGGAACAGGCGGTCACCCTGATGGAGAACTGGGCCAAGGCCCAGCAGCTGCCCGGCCTGAAGGTTGAGGTGGTGCGCCTGGAAGGCCGTACCCCGCTGATCTTCCTGGAAATTCCGGCCACCGGCGCCGAAACCGGCGACGACACCATCCTGCTCTACGGCCACCTGGACAAGCAGCCGGAAATGACCGGCTGGGACGACGACCTCGGCCCGTGGACCCCGGTCCTGCGCGGCGACAAGCTGTACGGCCGCGGTGGCGCCGACGACGGCTACGCCATCTTCGGTTCGCTGGCCGCGGTGCTGGCGCTGCAGGCCCAGGGCCTGCCGCACGCCCGCTGCGTGGTGCTGATCGAAGCCTGTGAGGAATCGGGCAGCTACGACCTGCCGGCCTACGTCGACCACTTGGCCGACCGCATCGGCAAGCCGTCGCTGGTGGTCTGCCTGGATTCGGGTTGCGCCAACTACGACCAGCTGTGGTGCACCACCTCACTGCGCGGCCTGACCGGCGGCAACTTCACCGTGAAGGTGCTCAACGAAGGCGTGCATTCCGGCGATGCCTCCGGCGTGGTGCCGTCCAGCTTCCGCCTGCTGCGCCAGCTGCTCTCGCGCATCGAGGACCAGGACACCGGCCGCATCTTGATCGACGGCATGAACGTTGAAATTCCGGCCGAGCGCCAGGAACAGGCCAAGCGCGCCGCCGAAGTGGTCGATACCGAGATCTTCGAGAAGTTCCCGATGGTCGACGGCCTGCGCCCGATGAACGAGGACCTGACCGAGCTGGTGCTCAACCGCACCTGGCGCCCGGCGCTGTCGGTCACCGGCGTCGGCGGCATGCCGCCGCTGGAATCGGCCGGCAACGTGCTGCGCCCGCAGACCTCGGTGAAGCTGTCGCTGCGCCTGCCGCCGACCGCCGATGGCAAGACCTGCGGCGAGCTGCTGAAGGAAGCGCTGCTGCGCGACCCGCCGAACGGCGCGCAGGTCACCCTGGACCTGGAAAAGGCATCCACCGGCTGGAACGCCCCGGCCATGGCGCCGTGGCTGACCCAGGCCATCGACGACGCCAGCCAGGCCTTCTTCGGCAAGCCGGCGATGTACATGGGCGAAGGCGGCTCGATCCCGTTCATGGGCATGCTGGGTGAGAAGTTCCCGGGTGCGCAGTTCATGATCACCGGCGTGCTCGGCCCGCACTCCAATGCGCACGGCCCGAACGAGTTCCTGCACATCCCGATGGGCAAGAAGGTCACCGCCTGCGTGTCCAAGGTGATCAGCGAGCACTACGCCGCCAGCCTGCGCGGCGAGACCAGCGGTTCGCCGGTGGCGGCCGACAGCGGCACGCGCCACGGCGACCACGGCTGCTGCTGA
- a CDS encoding helix-hairpin-helix domain-containing protein produces the protein MGIAGAHAAEPIDINRADAQALQQGLTMVGAAKAEAIVEHRRRHGPFHRVEDLTQVKGIGNAIVERNRQRITVGNRLLPADPVPGSVPVRTVPRR, from the coding sequence ATGGGGATCGCTGGGGCGCATGCCGCCGAACCGATCGACATCAACCGCGCCGATGCCCAGGCGCTGCAGCAGGGATTGACGATGGTCGGAGCCGCCAAGGCCGAGGCGATCGTCGAGCACCGGCGCAGACACGGTCCGTTTCATCGCGTCGAGGACCTGACGCAGGTGAAGGGAATAGGGAATGCAATCGTCGAACGGAATCGACAGCGGATCACCGTAGGCAACAGGTTGTTGCCGGCGGATCCGGTACCCGGATCGGTACCGGTGCGAACCGTACCCAGGCGCTGA